From the genome of Mustela erminea isolate mMusErm1 chromosome 3, mMusErm1.Pri, whole genome shotgun sequence:
TATAATTTTTTGTATCTGCTCCAGATTTGGATATACCGTGTGGAGCATCCGagatgtttccaaaggcaaagacGCTTTCCGCACGGATGCCCTATCTCCAGCAATCACACAGAAGCCTAGGAGCCATCCGGACCCACGGCGACCGGTATAGGTTCTGccttaacaaagcaggaaaggtgAGCTTGAAGGTCTGTGTTTTTCCTGCAAGCAttccctttaaatattttcaaaaccgATAGCTCTTTAAGAAATATTAGCTTTTTCTCGCGTTAAGTCAAATTCTCGCGAGAGGACAAGTCCGCGGATAGCGTAATTGCGCCTGCGCGCGCTGGAGCAGCCCGCACTTCCGCTTTAGGCGTGCTGTCAGTCATAGCGCTTCTTTTGCCCGGCGGTGTTTCGTATCGCTTTCCTTCCTGGGTCTGCAGCTCCGGAGTGAGAGTGGCGGTGTTGCTGAGCTGCCGAGACGGGCGCTGCGAGCTGCAGATCTCGGCGAGATTTCGCACTGCCCGTCCTCGGCGTTTCGTTGATAAGCGGATCACTTTCCTGAGATCCGGGcggaacaaaggaacaaagaaggagACGCTCGGCTCCCGGCCGTGTTGCTTGGTTTCCTTTTCCGCTTGCTTCTGTTCGGAGAAGCTGGGTTTGTAATCGTCACCGGATTGTAAGTACCTAAGGCGAAGAAAGCGCACTGCGTCCTGCTTTTTGAATACTTTGTTCCGGGAGAGATTGTGGATTGGGAGAGTCTACTGGGCCTTTCATTTTTGTGTCGAAAATCATTCCGCAGAAGCCGCCATTTGCTTTCCTGCTAGCTAGCTCGGTCTGCATTGTCCGGCAGCGACATCTGGAGGTCGGAACTTGCATTGCAGCCAGTAGATTTAAGTGGACCCAACTGCTTAGTGTCTCTTAACGACTGGTATTCAGGCACAACATATTTCTAAAGATTTGGACCTTAATtcaaaattaagacaaaatagaCGCCTTGCCCCTATTCTGCTTAAAACTTTTTATAATTAAGGATTTCGAGTCGTAACAAACTGGTCTAACTGCTTGCAGTAGCTGCAACTTTTAGTGCAACAAGTGGTTGTTAGAAAAGTGAGCCTCAAAGAAGTAAAGATGAGTAAGAGCAAAGATGATGCGCCTCACGAGCTAGAGAGCCAGTTTATCTTACGGCTGCCTCCGGAATATGCCTCTACTGTGAGGCGGGCGGTACAGTCTGGTCACGTCAACCTGAAGGACAGATTGACAATTGAGTTACACCCTGATGGACGTCACGGAATCGTCAGAGTGGACCGGGTCCCACTGGCCTCAAAATTGGTAGATCTGCCCTGTGTTATGGAAAGTTTGAAGACCATTGATAAAAAAACCTTTTACAAGACAGCTGATATATGTCAGATGCTTGTCTCCACAGTTGATGGTGATCTCTATCCTCCTGTGGAGGAACCAGTTGCTACTACTGATCccaaagcaagcaagaaaaaggataaggacaaagagaaaaagtttatatggaaccatgGAATTACTCTGCCTCTAAAAAATGTGAGAAAGAGAAGGTTCCGGAAGACAGCAAAAAAGAAGTATATTGAATCTCCAGATGTGGAGAAGGAAGTGAAGAGGTTGCTAAGTACAGATGCTGAAGCTGTGAGTACTCGTTGGGAGATAATTGCTGAagatgaaacaaaagaaacagaaaatcagggCCTTGATATCTCTTCTCCAGGTATGTCTGGTCACAGGCAGGGCCACGACTCTTTAGAACATGATGAGCTTCGGGAGATATTCAACGACCTCAGCAGCAGCAGTGAAGATGAAGATGAGACGCAGCATCAAGATGAAGAGGATATAAACATCATCGACACTGAGGAAGATCTGGAAAGACAGCTACAGGACAAGCTGAATGAATCAGATGAACAGCACCAAGAAAATGAGGGAACCAACCAGCTGGTTATGGGAATTCAGAAACAGATTGATAATATGAAAGGCAAACTCCAAGAGACACAGGATAGGGCAAAACGACAGGAGGATCTCATCATGAAAGTGGAAAACCTGGCTCTCAAGAACAGATTTCAGGCTGTGCTGGATGAACTCAAACAAAAGGAAGACCGAGAAAAGGAGCAGCTCAGCTCTTTGCAAGAAGAGCTAGAATCACTCCTAGAGAAGTGAAAAGAGCTCTCATACTTAGTTTCATTCCTTAGAGTGTTCAGCATTGAAAGAAGAATCTTGGCTTCATCACCTGGACTAAATAGAACTGTGCAGTAGTTCTCATTTTCTCCACTGTCTTCTACCGAATTTGTCTTACAGACAAATACACATGTGAATTGCTATCTCCTTTTCTGTCAGAACCACTTTGCTGTTTATCCTGTAGGAAGTAGTAATGTATAGACAGATAAATGATTGTAGGAAAATTGCAGGATTAGTGGAATAAACAGTTCAGCCTTAGTAATCACAGCTTCATGGCAGGACTTCACTGCTATTTCTCCATTTGCCATAATTGGCTGTTGATTCTCTGTGATGCCATCCGAGATCAGTAAGCAGAGTCTAGTCTGTAGGCAGTGAAGCTAGTTTGTGTGTTTTCCCATGAAGTGATAGCTATTTTCCCAGCTATTCAAAGCAGTCTTACATATGTAGGGTTGGAAATCATTTCATAAAGCTGTTTTAACACAATAAAAGCAACTAATTTTCACCTCACTATGTGTCTTGTTGCTTTTTTATGGGTAGTGGGGATATCAGGTTCTCCTGCGAGGTGGTTTCTTGGTGTGGTTTAATGACTGACTGATTTGATCCTGTTTAGGGAAAGAAGCAGTTATGTTGGGTTTTAAGAAAACACAGTAGGGTCAGAGAAATTGGGAAATGTCATCTTTGTGCCTTACTTGAAGTTTCCAAACCACCTGTTTCATTTGCAGGTTAAACACTAGGTACAGAACCTACCTAAATGATCCTTAAGTTTTGTACATgaaggtctatttttttttttttaagcactatGCTCATCTGGCtaatacagtagaaaaaaggCTATCATATCAAGTACTGTTCACTGGATCAATCCAATGGTTTGGATTAGTtggatttctaaatattttcaactttaatTACTGCAATTATTTAATACTATTCTCAGAACTCAAGTTGATATGTCCATATTGAATCAAAGTTGTTCAAAAAGAAGTCATTGCTATAGTGGgatatttcagattttcttaaacAATTTTTGTGTGTTCTTAGGATTCTAATCTAATGGCTTTACATGAGctgtttttgaaaacaaaaaatttacaaaatgcaGTTGCATGCAATTCACTTTGGACAGTTTGGGATTAAAGGTGTTTTGAAAATTGGCCTCATGAAACATTTAAAGCCCACCTTAATTTTGCATTTCACAGAAAACAGCAGTGGTGAAATGTTAAAATTGTCTAGACCTCTTAAGTCTAAAATCATGCTAATGTTTGGACATCTCACAAAACTAATTTTTCTCTCAcattatctataattatttttaccaaAATGTTTTTAGACTGTTAAGATTTCAGTATAGTACAGGCTTAAGTTTTCTCTGAGTGTCAAACTTTGGATTATTTCTTGATTTGGCAAATAATAAGTTTTCTTACTGCATTAGTATGGTAGGTAATAAGTTATGTTTTAGTACATTAAGTATTTTGCTACACTTACAGCCTTAATACCTGAAAAGCTCCACAAATTTGCCTTTTACAGTgaatcatttaacaaaatactgttttcttacAAAGGTGTCAACACCAGTGATGGCTGAGTTCCATCTATAATAGGAAGGAAAGATGCTGCATACAGTAACAGAATGGTCTAGTGATTGTGTGACCACAGTTTCAGTTACTAGGACTATGCTGATGCTCAAATCCTTATTTCTAAGCTGGATCCTTTCAGAGTTCAGATTTAGTATATTCACCTGTGTATTGGAAACCCTTGTATGTATCCCTCAGGCAACTCAACTCCaaatgttaaaaatggaactCTCACTTACTCCTTTTCCTTGAAAAcctgctcttcctctttttaaaacttaagtgaACTAAACAGCCTACCAGCCATCCTCATTAATGAAGCTACAAGCTTAAGCCATAATAACCTTTGACTACTCACCCTTGAACTACTGAGTCTACTTCCTAAAAAGCTCTTCAATCACTACTTCATCCTCCTGCCACTGCCCTAGTTCAAGTCATTATTATCTCTTGCCTAGCAAATGGCAATAACTTTCTaactggttttgtgtgtgtgtgtgtgtgtgtgtgtgtgtgtgtgtgtgtggctgtgtgtatgaacattttttttcttaccatgtAATTTAGTTTTTTGACCTGGTCATCAAGGTGATCGTCCTAAGATATATTTGATCATGTAATTCCCATGCTTAAAACCCTTGAATGGTACACCATTGCTTTCAGCACCACCACTGCTtttcagtttataattttaaaaagatacaagatTAGGAGGGCTCCAGCTAACCTGTTCAGCCTCATCTCACCACATCCTCCCACTTAATTTCGGTCCACATCTAGAAGACTTTCCTCTTTATTTGGCCAAATTCTACTAACTCTCAGACCTCAAACTAAATATCActaactccaggggcacctgggtggctcagtgggttaaagcctctgccttcagctcaggtcatgatcccagggtcctgggatggagcaccgcattgagctctctgctgagtggggagtctgcttccctccctttctctctgcttgcctctctgcctacttgtggtctctgtcaaataaataaataaaatcttttaaaaaaatatcactaACTCCAGCAAGGCTTTCTTGATCTCCATCCAGAGCAATTCAGTTACGGGTTTACCTCTACTCTGTTTCCCttttattccacaaatacttaCTGTGCTATACAGTACCAAACACTGGATATGACATACTGAATTAAACATTTAGTGTCTGTTATAATCTCATGCACTCTAGTGGATGCTAgggatagtatttttttttttttttagattttatttatgtcttagagaacacaagcagggggagaggaagaagcaggattcctagtgagcagggagcccgacgccaggctggatcccgggatcatgacctgagctgaaggcaggtgcttaaccaactgagtcactatGTTCCCCTGCTGGGATAAATAGTCTTATGCATTTCTCATACTAGAGTATAAACTAGCTACAGCTCATCCCCCACTAGGCTGCAAATTCACTGAAAGTAGGCAATTTGGCTGTTAGTCACTTATTAAAGAATAGTAAAGAGATGAAGATCTCAAGGTCAAGAGGTGCAGTGCATGGGTTTATATACTAGCTTAGTGACCTTTGGTTGTGTGCTTCTTGCCCAAGTAACTTAATCTGTTTTTCCTACTGTTCTCATCACTAAAATGAAGGTGATAACACTACATACCTCATAGGACTGTTGAGTTGTTGAATCTTGGCTCTTGAGTTGGTACAAATAAAggacttagaacaatgcctgaaaTTTGGTA
Proteins encoded in this window:
- the TAF7 gene encoding transcription initiation factor TFIID subunit 7 gives rise to the protein MSKSKDDAPHELESQFILRLPPEYASTVRRAVQSGHVNLKDRLTIELHPDGRHGIVRVDRVPLASKLVDLPCVMESLKTIDKKTFYKTADICQMLVSTVDGDLYPPVEEPVATTDPKASKKKDKDKEKKFIWNHGITLPLKNVRKRRFRKTAKKKYIESPDVEKEVKRLLSTDAEAVSTRWEIIAEDETKETENQGLDISSPGMSGHRQGHDSLEHDELREIFNDLSSSSEDEDETQHQDEEDINIIDTEEDLERQLQDKLNESDEQHQENEGTNQLVMGIQKQIDNMKGKLQETQDRAKRQEDLIMKVENLALKNRFQAVLDELKQKEDREKEQLSSLQEELESLLEK